The DNA window ATTTAAATATAAGTGAATGAAGTTGTCTACCTGCAAGTAAATCTGATTCATTCTCACAAGACTTCAAAACAGCAACCAAAGTGCCACTTTCAATTTGCAATAAAGTTGTTCGACGAAGCTCTTGCAATAGTTGCATAGAATGACTAGATCCATGACCCAGCCGAGCTCGAGCCAAGATCATAGAGTTCCACGCTACAATATCTTTATCATCAATCCTTCTAAACAACTTTTCCACATCCCCTAGTTCACCAAAACCGGCATAGAGAGTCAGCAACACACTTGCCACAAAACAATCATTTTGATGCCCGTTTTTTATCATTAGGCCATGCACTTGAACACCAGTGTTCAAGTCCTCTATTTCAACACAGGCTTTCAAAGTACTAGATAACACATGTTGATCAAGTTTCACCCTTTGTCTACACATATTCTTGAAAAAACGCACAGCTTCCTCTCCTCTACTATTCATGGTATATCCTGAAATCATTGAACTCCACACAAAATTATCCTTCTCCTCCATGGAATCAAAAATCCTCCTGCAAGAACTCACATCCCCACATTTGGCATACAAATCAACCATCACACTCTCAACCACCACATCATTTTCAGCACCAAATTTGTACATGAGCCCATGGATTTGCTTTACTTCTTGCAACAAAGAACAACACTTGAGTAAACTAACAAAGGTACTATTATCAGGTTTCAACCCGTGTACTTCCCTCATATCAGAAAATAACCATTGCACCATGCGAAAGTCACCCACTTGAGCAAACCCAGAAATCATAACATTCCAAGCAACAACATCTCTCTCCAACAATCCATTAAAAACATTCAACGTGTCCATTAAATCATTTCCTCCTTTGAAGTACATATACACAAGAGAGCTCCCAGCAAATTTGTCTCTATCAAGACCATACCGAACAAGCAAGCCATGAATCTGCAAACCCACACTCCAAAAATCACGGTTATCACAAGCCCGAAGCAGAACAGAAAAAGTGTACTCGTTGGGTCTCTCATCCGACCCACGCATTTGATTGAACATCTCCAAGGCTTTTGGGACAGACCCATATTTGAGATGCGAGGAAATTAAGGTTGTCCAAGTGATAACATTTCTGTGAGGCATTTTGTTGAACAGTTGGTGGGCATGGTGAAAGTTGGAAGATTTTGAGTAGAAACTCAAAAGGGTGTTGGCTAAATGGGTTTGTGAAATGCATTGCGTGATTATGAGTTTTGCATGGATTTGATGGCATTGAGTTAGCGTTATGGGGTTTGGTTTCTTTGCCAGTGACAGTAAAAATGGTTCGAGTTCAAGCACAGCGTTCAATTTGTTTACATCGAACAGCGCACGCCCGGTCATTCCAACAAGGCACTGATCATCTCTTGTACTAGAATTTCGAcattgattctgaatttgttgtTAACCAAACCAACTAtagtgaaagtgaaaaatatTTCCAGTCAAACCAAATTTAAAGCGGGTAACCGTAACACCAAAATGTCccaatttacaaaatgatttcaaagaatttttttttatttttaagattCTTATTTATGGTTACTTCTAAGGTGAGGGTGCAACTAAATCCCTCACTCACATGTGTACCACTAATTATTACCATTAGATTAAATAAAGTCCAAGGTATTTCAATAGTCATTATTGCACTAAATTTTGGTATCTTGGATCATATTATTTCTCTCATCCCCGATATATCATCTCTCTCTACTACGGTCATGATTGTCTCTTTTTATCTTTCCTCAGACAATACCTCTGTTAACTTATCCTTCTCTATTAATTATTCTACACTCACATCTACAATTTATTACATATATTACATGAGCAATTATTATTGATTCACTTTTTCTAATACGCTCATGTTAAACGTTCCAGTTGTGTTaatttttaaagtaattaaaGGTTGTTATAAAAAATAATGGCAACATCTCCATATCATGATGCCATATTCTTACAACTTCTAAGTTAAAGAATTAAAGATAGAAATctgattcaacaaatttaaaaataagagAGAAACTTTGAAAAAACAAGAGAGGTTTATTTTGGGAAGTGAAAAAGATGATAAGAGGAGAGAGAAAGTGGTGGGGTAAGGGATTGTGTAAGGAATGGTATACATGTTCCCAATTTTTTCATAACTGATCTAGACTCTTTAAATATATCTAATGGTATATAAAAGTGTTTTACCCGTGAATCACTTATTTGATGGTTCATCCTAAATTtaacccttatatatatatatatatatatatatatatatatatatatatatatatatatatatattatatatatatatatatatatatatatatatatatatatatatatatatatatatatatatatatatatatatatatatatatatatatatatatatatatatatatatatatatatatatatatatatatatatatatatatatatatatttttaatttcaaaatttaaaggGTGTAAGAATATAACATTTATATGAGAATAAGTTCAATCAACTATAATTTCTCACTATCAAACACAAAATAGGAATAATATTCTTGGAAATAATAATTTTGAGAATATCATTTGAATATAATTGTAaatcttgaaacaaacacacctttAAACACACCTTTAAGTATTTATTTTAGAATTGTTTATTGCACTTTTACTCACACATtcttgaaaaaaattgaaaaatgttcCTATAATATACTCTATTCGTTTTAAAATGGGTGTCGTTTAAGATTTTTGCATTTAGATTCAAAAGTCGTCTGGATTGATGTAACCTTTGAGTATTCCTAAGTGGAAGTGGGATGGATGGTATCTCCTAGAATTTTGTAGTGGTTTTGCCAAAGACCGTGAAAGGAAGTGATTTGATCTAGGTTGTTGCAGATAGACTGACTAAGTCGGCTTATTTTGTTCTGATAAAGATCGGTTACTTGTTGTAGAAGCTAGCAGAGATATACATCGGTGAGATTGTGAAGCTGAAGGGAATTTCTTCGACGATTACTTCAGATAGAGAACTGAGGTTCACGCCAAGATTTTGGGAGAGTTTGCAAGCAGCCTTGGGAACCAAGtggaggttgagttctgcttaccaTCCGCAGACGGGAGGTCAAACAGAAAAGACTATCCAGTCTTTGGAAGATTCGTTGAGAGCTTGTGTTTTAGAGAAAAGAGGTAATTGGACATTTAAGTGCCATTGATCGAGTTTACctataacaacagtttccattctagtattggaatgacacattttgaagctttgtatgatAGAATATGTTGGACCCCTTTATGTTGGTAAGAATCAGTTGAAAAGTGTTGTGTTTGGACCATAGAATGTTCAGCAAACTGCTGAGAAGGTTAAGATGATTTAGGAAAAGATGAAGGCATCACAGAGCACAcataagagttatcatgataagcgaATGAAAGCTCTAGAATTTCAAgggggagatcatgtgttctaaAGAGTCACTCTGGTGAATATTATTAGTCGTGTGTTATAGCCTCGAAAGCTCACATCTCGTTTTTTGGTCCATATCAGATCCTTCAGAGAGTCGGTGAAGTTTCCTATCGAGTTGTTTTACCACCATCTCTTTCAAACCTTCATAGTGTCTTCCAAGTGTCTCAACTTCGGAAGTATATTCATGATTTGTCTCAAGTGATCCAattggatgatgtgcaagtgagagataatttgaTTGTGGAGGCATCACCCTTGTGGATTGAGGATCGAGAAGGGAAACACTTGAGAGGTGAATATATCGCTTTGGTTATGGTGGTGTGCGGAGGACCTGCCGGGGAAGCGTGATGTGGGAGTAGGAGAGTCAGATGAGGAAGTCTTATCCATAGTTGTTTCCTTCAGGTAACTTTCGAGGGCGAAAAATTCTTTAAGTGGGTGAGAGTTGTATTACccaaattttgattattttattattaattgagTTTAGAATGTCTTAAAATATTCTATTAGTATTATTGAGGATGGTTGGGTTTTTAGtagaaattattataatttttatttatttaaaataatagagaaaatgagaaattatgcttTGGAGaggaaaataaaaactaattaaaataaaggtGTTGAATAGAATTATTAAGAGTTGAGACTattgaaattaataaaaaaataggatttttatttaaatagataAGGGAAATAGAATGTAGAGTTATTTAGTGAAAATAAGTTGTCAGCAAAGTAAGAGAAAAACCTTAGCAGAGCAAGAGTATAAGATGAGACCCCATAGCTGTAGATTCAAAGTTTTTTCGCGAATTTGAGATAAGGGGGAACTATTCATGATATGAGTGTTCAAGCATGGAGGATAGAGTAGATTCCTTATCatgtttcctttttcctttctgtcATTGTTGAAGGATTTGAATCTTGATATGGTTTGTTCAAAACCTCACTTGATTGTTGTGATGTAAATATGTTTCTGTGCTCTGTTGATCGCTGAATTTCGTATGGATTTGCGTGCATAATTCTGATTTTTGATGTTCATgaatgtttgttttgaattgataaACATGATAATAAATTTATGATGAATCAATTATATATGTGTTGAATCTATATGTTTTGATGAGTTAAATGTTATATGAATCGTGTATGATGATTGTTTTGTGTGTGTAGTTGTTTGGGACTCAAAAGATGAAAATTTAGAGGTGATACAATGTTGAAAATGCTGCAGCCAAGTTTAATTCCAATCGAAATTTCAACACGATTTGAATGAGAGATCAAATTTTAGCAGAAAATGCTTCTTCCCAGTTTGATTCGAAACAAAATTTCAACATGATTTGAATTAGAAGTCAAATTTTAACAGAAAAACACTTATTACTGGTTTGATTTGAATTAGGAAAATAACATGATTCGAATTAAGAGACTGATTTTGTTCGAATATTGTTTCCATCATAACTTGAGTTACATGACTCTGATTGAGGCGCAGTTTGAAACGTTGAAAAGCTAGCGAATTGGACTATCTTATGGTAATGCCCTTATATGATTTAAATGTGTAAATTAAGTCATTTTACTCGATTTCTTTTGAATGGTTTCTGACTTTTCAGACTCTTTGATGTTGTTTGATGAGTATTTATGAGAAATTATACAATAGGCCACGGCCCACGGGGCACTTTTGAAAAggcaacaaaaatataaaataataaaagaaaaattatttttgtttgcaCCTCATAATATTGATAATAGTCCATATGTCATTTAGGCATTTTAATCTTTCTCTTGGGCTTAATATTGGGTTTACTAACAGTTTATTACATCGGTATACTTATTACATATGTGTATTTCTTAAATAATGTCAAACCTTACTGTCTAAGGTTTATTACAAAAGTATACCTCTGTAAGTATTATGGAGATGTATCTTAATATAATTTATGGCAAAATGAGGATGTGACTCACTTACGAAGGAATGTGGT is part of the Vicia villosa cultivar HV-30 ecotype Madison, WI linkage group LG2, Vvil1.0, whole genome shotgun sequence genome and encodes:
- the LOC131651963 gene encoding pentatricopeptide repeat-containing protein At3g02330, mitochondrial-like, whose amino-acid sequence is MTGRALFDVNKLNAVLELEPFLLSLAKKPNPITLTQCHQIHAKLIITQCISQTHLANTLLSFYSKSSNFHHAHQLFNKMPHRNVITWTTLISSHLKYGSVPKALEMFNQMRGSDERPNEYTFSVLLRACDNRDFWSVGLQIHGLLVRYGLDRDKFAGSSLVYMYFKGGNDLMDTLNVFNGLLERDVVAWNVMISGFAQVGDFRMVQWLFSDMREVHGLKPDNSTFVSLLKCCSLLQEVKQIHGLMYKFGAENDVVVESVMVDLYAKCGDVSSCRRIFDSMEEKDNFVWSSMISGYTMNSRGEEAVRFFKNMCRQRVKLDQHVLSSTLKACVEIEDLNTGVQVHGLMIKNGHQNDCFVASVLLTLYAGFGELGDVEKLFRRIDDKDIVAWNSMILARARLGHGSSHSMQLLQELRRTTLLQIESGTLVAVLKSCENESDLLAGRQLHSLIFKSSLCHHTLVGNALVHMYSECRLIDDAFKAFVDIEWKDDSSWSSIIGTYKQNGMELEALELCKEMLNEGVNFTSYSLPLCFSACSQLSAICEGKQLHVLAIKSGYNRDVYVGSSIIDMYAKCGNIEESENVFSEQLEPNEVIFNAMICGYAHHGKAKEAIEVFGKLEKNGVAPNHVTFLTLMSACSHAGYVEETLHFFTLMFDKYKIKPKSEHYSSLVDAYGRAGRLEEAYQIVQKDGSESAWRTLLGACRNHNNTEIGEKSAMKMIEMNPSDHAPYILLSNIYNGEGKWEEAVKCREKMAKIHVKKDPGSSWLA